One Eubacterium sp. 1001713B170207_170306_E7 genomic region harbors:
- a CDS encoding MATE family efflux transporter, with protein sequence MRQTASPSGENKMGVMPVNRLLITMALPMMISMLVQALYNIVDSMFVSMISENALTAVSLAFPVQNLMIAIATGTGVGINALLSKSLGEKNFKEANRAANNGVFLAVLSSLAFIIFGLFFTRFFFETQTGIGEIVDYGTQYLTICSVVSFGIFGQITFERLLQATGKTLLTMCTQTTGAIINLILDPIMIFGLFGFPKMGVAGAAAATVIGQVAAMLFACILNLKKNHELTLKLRGFRPSGPTIRRIYAVGVPSIIMASITSVMTFGMNKILLAYTSTATAVFGVYFKLQSFIFMPVMGLNNGMVPIIAYNYGAQKKERLVKTIKLSMLYAVGLMVIGFLVFQLFPEQLLSIFNASADMLAIGTVSLRIISLSFLFAGFCIISLSVFQALGNAVLSLIVSVARQLVVLLPEAYLLSLTGNLDAIWWSFPIAEIASVLFSAAFLKHIFDQKIKPIPDAAPFVAAEAETAESFFRRR encoded by the coding sequence CCATGATGATTTCCATGCTGGTTCAGGCGCTTTACAACATTGTAGACAGTATGTTTGTGTCCATGATCAGTGAAAACGCGCTAACCGCAGTGTCTCTGGCCTTTCCGGTTCAGAACCTGATGATCGCCATCGCCACTGGTACGGGAGTTGGTATCAATGCCCTGCTGTCCAAGAGCCTGGGCGAAAAGAATTTCAAGGAGGCCAACCGCGCGGCCAACAACGGCGTTTTTCTGGCTGTGCTCAGCTCGCTGGCCTTTATTATCTTCGGGCTCTTCTTCACCCGATTTTTCTTTGAGACCCAGACCGGCATCGGCGAAATTGTGGATTATGGCACCCAGTATCTAACCATCTGCTCAGTGGTTTCCTTTGGTATTTTCGGCCAGATTACCTTTGAGCGCCTGCTTCAGGCCACTGGCAAGACCTTGCTGACCATGTGCACCCAGACCACCGGTGCCATCATCAACCTGATTCTGGACCCCATTATGATTTTCGGGCTCTTTGGCTTCCCGAAAATGGGCGTGGCCGGCGCGGCGGCGGCTACAGTCATCGGCCAGGTGGCCGCCATGCTGTTCGCCTGTATCCTGAATCTCAAGAAAAACCACGAGCTCACCTTAAAGCTCCGCGGCTTCCGCCCGAGCGGTCCTACCATCCGGCGCATCTACGCCGTGGGCGTACCCTCCATCATCATGGCTTCCATCACCTCGGTCATGACCTTTGGCATGAATAAAATCCTGCTGGCTTATACCTCGACCGCCACAGCGGTTTTTGGGGTTTATTTCAAGCTCCAGAGCTTTATTTTTATGCCGGTTATGGGCCTGAACAATGGCATGGTGCCCATCATCGCCTACAATTACGGCGCGCAGAAGAAGGAGCGGCTGGTCAAAACTATCAAGCTGAGCATGCTGTACGCCGTGGGTCTGATGGTCATTGGCTTTCTGGTGTTCCAGCTCTTCCCGGAGCAGCTCCTGTCGATTTTTAACGCTTCGGCAGACATGCTGGCCATCGGTACGGTATCGCTGCGCATCATCAGCCTGAGCTTCCTGTTTGCGGGCTTCTGCATTATCTCACTTTCGGTGTTTCAGGCTCTGGGCAACGCGGTGCTGAGCCTGATCGTCTCGGTTGCGCGCCAGCTGGTGGTGCTGCTGCCTGAAGCCTACCTGCTGTCCCTCACTGGCAATCTGGACGCCATCTGGTGGTCTTTCCCCATTGCTGAGATTGCCTCGGTCCTCTTCAGCGCTGCTTTTCTCAAACACATCTTTGATCAGAAGATAAAACCCATCCCCGACGCCGCGCCTTTTGTGGCGGCGGAAGCCGAGACGGCCGAGTCGTTTTTCCGGCGCCGTTAA
- a CDS encoding ABC transporter ATP-binding protein, which translates to MNPILECIDLTKKFGTKEALSEVNCQFPRGRIVGLLGPNGSGKTTLIKTATGLLTPTSGQLLVAGMAPSVETKKIVSYLPDRTYLSDWMTVTQLIAFFDDFYDDFNSVKAYNMISDLGIDTKDRIKTMSKGTKEKVQLILVMSRDAELYLLDEPIGGVDPAARDYILNTIITNYNENATVVISTHLIADIEKVLDEVVFINQGRIVMNASVDEIREKQHKSVDELFREVFKC; encoded by the coding sequence ATGAACCCAATTTTAGAATGTATTGACCTGACAAAGAAGTTCGGCACCAAGGAAGCCTTGTCCGAAGTGAACTGTCAGTTCCCAAGAGGCCGCATCGTCGGGCTTTTAGGCCCCAACGGCAGCGGCAAGACCACATTGATCAAGACCGCAACCGGGCTTCTGACCCCAACGTCCGGCCAGCTGCTGGTAGCCGGCATGGCGCCATCAGTCGAGACCAAGAAGATCGTGTCCTATCTGCCTGACCGCACCTATCTCAGCGACTGGATGACCGTGACCCAGCTCATCGCCTTCTTTGACGATTTCTACGACGACTTTAACAGCGTGAAGGCCTACAACATGATCAGCGACCTGGGCATTGATACCAAGGACCGCATCAAGACCATGTCCAAAGGGACCAAGGAAAAGGTTCAGCTCATTCTGGTCATGAGCCGCGACGCAGAACTGTATCTGCTGGATGAGCCCATCGGCGGGGTCGACCCGGCCGCGCGGGACTATATCCTCAATACCATCATCACCAACTACAACGAAAACGCGACCGTGGTCATCTCGACCCATCTGATCGCGGATATTGAAAAGGTGCTGGACGAGGTGGTGTTCATCAACCAGGGACGCATCGTCATGAATGCCAGCGTGGATGAAATCAGAGAAAAACAGCATAAATCTGTGGATGAGCTGTTCAGAGAGGTGTTCAAATGTTAG
- a CDS encoding sugar O-acetyltransferase — MTEREKMLAGELYDCSDPALLAQWHRAKNLVRAYNQTTSEELAEKDRILTELLGKRGPNLWITPPFFVDYGVNICFGQNCEVNMNCTFLDDNAIIIGDNALIAPNVQIYTAFHPASAADRFGPPREDGSFAFCKTQTAPVIIGDNVWIGGGAIILPGVTIGDNVVVGAGSVVTRDIPSDKIAFGNPCRVIRDNL; from the coding sequence ATGACTGAACGAGAAAAAATGCTGGCGGGTGAGCTGTATGACTGCAGCGACCCGGCCCTGCTGGCGCAGTGGCACAGGGCCAAGAACCTGGTCCGGGCCTACAACCAGACAACCTCGGAGGAGCTTGCGGAAAAGGACCGGATTCTGACAGAGCTGCTTGGAAAGCGGGGCCCAAATCTCTGGATCACGCCGCCGTTTTTTGTGGATTACGGCGTCAATATCTGCTTTGGCCAGAATTGCGAGGTTAACATGAACTGCACCTTTCTGGATGACAATGCGATCATCATTGGAGACAACGCGCTCATCGCGCCCAATGTCCAGATATACACGGCATTTCACCCGGCCAGCGCGGCGGACCGCTTCGGACCGCCCAGAGAGGACGGGAGCTTTGCTTTCTGCAAGACCCAGACCGCGCCGGTGATCATCGGCGATAATGTCTGGATCGGTGGTGGGGCCATTATCCTGCCGGGTGTGACCATCGGCGATAACGTGGTCGTCGGTGCGGGCAGTGTGGTGACGCGGGACATCCCATCGGACAAGATCGCCTTCGGCAACCCCTGCCGGGTCATAAGAGATAACCTTTAA
- a CDS encoding GntR family transcriptional regulator, giving the protein MEWIIDSDRPVYKQLIEQIELRIVSGLFAPGDKLPSVREMAAEASVNPNTMQKALSELERTGLVYAQRTSGRFITEDHKMIQETKENLAIKEIENFLEKMEKLGFKKEDIITLMEREDKEGR; this is encoded by the coding sequence ATGGAATGGATCATTGATTCCGACCGGCCGGTATATAAACAGCTCATCGAACAGATTGAACTCCGGATCGTTTCCGGTCTATTCGCCCCAGGCGATAAATTGCCATCGGTCAGAGAAATGGCGGCAGAGGCTTCAGTCAATCCGAACACCATGCAGAAGGCACTCTCGGAGCTGGAGCGGACAGGCCTTGTGTATGCGCAGCGGACAAGCGGCAGATTCATAACGGAGGATCATAAAATGATACAGGAAACAAAGGAAAATTTAGCGATCAAGGAAATTGAAAACTTCCTTGAAAAAATGGAAAAGCTCGGATTTAAGAAAGAAGACATCATTACTTTAATGGAACGTGAGGATAAGGAGGGAAGATAA
- a CDS encoding TspO/MBR family protein, producing the protein MTKNKLTPILQLILAVVVVELVGFCSSLLAGDIAGKYAMLNKAPLSPPGSVFGPVWIVLYLLMGIAIFLVLRTNTDDRLKRSAAGLFVIQLLLNFLWSILFFGGSSFWLAAVIILLLDAAVIACIVWFKKVSSLAAGLMVPYLLWILFATYLNIAFAVIN; encoded by the coding sequence ATGACTAAAAATAAATTAACACCCATTCTTCAGCTGATCCTGGCCGTTGTTGTTGTGGAACTGGTGGGCTTTTGCTCCTCACTTCTGGCCGGCGACATTGCCGGCAAATACGCCATGCTCAACAAAGCGCCCCTGTCGCCGCCGGGCTCCGTATTCGGTCCGGTTTGGATCGTGCTGTACCTGCTCATGGGCATCGCGATTTTCCTGGTTCTGCGGACCAACACCGACGACCGGCTCAAACGCTCTGCCGCCGGCCTGTTCGTAATTCAGCTGCTGCTCAACTTTCTGTGGAGCATCCTCTTTTTCGGCGGCAGCTCTTTCTGGCTGGCAGCCGTGATCATTCTGCTGCTGGACGCGGCTGTCATCGCCTGCATTGTCTGGTTTAAAAAGGTCTCCAGCCTGGCGGCGGGTCTCATGGTACCCTATCTGCTCTGGATTTTGTTCGCCACCTATTTAAACATCGCGTTTGCGGTTATTAATTAG
- a CDS encoding effector binding domain-containing protein: MPDKTVEIIVKTEQKLYGLWKKSNDRSISEDIRVLSEAYHKAVGQPDTVLPFFVLSSNYKAQTQDFELFIGSVSEREGLEEHTIPAGAYAKMTVRPRLKCLWGRAIGVAKRYFYTRWLPESAYEALNMEYEYHTEKSVGRHPEVDLIFAVKKKDRL; this comes from the coding sequence ATGCCAGACAAAACCGTTGAAATAATCGTGAAAACAGAACAGAAGCTCTACGGGCTGTGGAAAAAATCCAATGACCGGAGCATCTCAGAGGACATCCGGGTTCTCTCAGAGGCGTACCATAAGGCTGTCGGCCAGCCAGACACAGTGCTGCCTTTTTTTGTGCTGTCGTCAAATTATAAGGCACAGACCCAGGATTTTGAGCTGTTTATCGGCAGCGTGTCTGAGCGGGAGGGCCTGGAGGAACACACCATTCCTGCGGGCGCCTATGCCAAAATGACGGTCCGTCCGCGGCTCAAATGCCTGTGGGGCCGGGCCATCGGCGTTGCCAAGCGTTACTTCTACACCCGCTGGCTGCCCGAAAGCGCCTATGAGGCACTGAATATGGAGTACGAGTACCATACGGAAAAAAGTGTGGGCAGACACCCGGAAGTCGATCTGATCTTTGCGGTAAAGAAAAAGGACCGTCTGTAG
- a CDS encoding AraC family transcriptional regulator: MNYFAPLVRAAEYIEQHRHQKIALRELARVSGYSVYHLIRIFAAATGETLGSYMKKRQLAGAAETLLNSRKRVLDIALESGFSSSEAFSRAFKAVYGLSPHTFRKRGASPYVGFERPLDAEQLRHRTAGITLRPQLETLGAIRLAGIRGRTGTPGTALPGLWARWNQLRADQPCLSGGRAFGVCETGAADVCFGSDGRALYCEFVGVEIGALSPLPAGLCLKTLPGGAYAVFTHTGPAASLSKTYDYIWGSWTLTTEEVLDDREDFEVYGARFLGAENPESQIDIYIPVK; encoded by the coding sequence GTGAATTACTTTGCGCCGCTTGTGCGCGCTGCCGAGTACATCGAGCAGCACCGGCATCAAAAAATCGCGCTGCGGGAGTTGGCCCGCGTGTCCGGCTATTCCGTTTACCATCTGATCCGCATTTTTGCTGCGGCCACCGGGGAAACCCTTGGCAGCTACATGAAGAAGCGCCAGCTGGCAGGCGCGGCAGAGACGCTTTTGAACAGCAGAAAGCGCGTGCTCGACATCGCTCTGGAGAGCGGCTTCAGCTCGTCTGAGGCCTTCAGCCGTGCCTTTAAGGCTGTCTACGGGCTCAGCCCGCACACTTTCCGGAAAAGGGGCGCGTCGCCCTACGTGGGGTTTGAGCGCCCGCTGGACGCGGAGCAGTTGCGGCACCGGACCGCCGGTATCACTCTGCGGCCGCAGCTCGAGACCTTGGGAGCAATCCGTCTGGCCGGCATTCGGGGCCGGACGGGCACGCCGGGCACAGCCCTGCCAGGGCTCTGGGCGAGGTGGAACCAGCTGCGTGCGGACCAGCCGTGCCTGTCCGGTGGGCGGGCCTTTGGCGTGTGCGAGACAGGAGCGGCAGACGTGTGCTTTGGGAGCGATGGCCGCGCCCTGTACTGCGAATTTGTGGGTGTGGAAATCGGTGCGCTTTCGCCGCTGCCAGCAGGCCTGTGTCTCAAGACCCTGCCCGGCGGGGCCTACGCGGTGTTTACCCACACGGGTCCGGCTGCCAGCCTGTCAAAAACCTATGACTACATCTGGGGCAGCTGGACGCTGACGACCGAAGAAGTCCTGGATGACCGTGAGGACTTTGAGGTCTACGGCGCCCGATTCCTGGGGGCTGAGAACCCTGAATCTCAGATTGATATTTATATTCCGGTTAAGTAA
- a CDS encoding excinuclease ABC subunit UvrA yields the protein MADILIKGLTENNLKNISLSIPKKKITVFVGVSGSGKSSIVFDTIAAEAGRQLNATYPAFVQTRLPKHPKPHAELIDHLTPAVIVDQTPLSGNARSTVGTISDLYAALRLLFSRIGEPQAGTASCFSFNDPKGMCTVCSGLGKVTDIDLDGLINPDKSWNEGCVRDSLYKPGTWYWRQYAESGLFDLDLPVRDYPPEAYNLLLYGSRRGKGAPENPKVPGLYHKYSSTLLNRDISGKSRHTQKKAAHLITETECPACRGKRLNPAALACRVDGYSIADLCDLELPELRAVLSRVEDPRVGMVIRTLLDGLDRMIEIGLPYLHLGRSSSSLSGGEAQRLKLVRYMGSHLTGMTYIFDEPSIGLHPRDVGRLNTLLQRLRDKGNTVLVVEHDRDVIAIADHVIEVGPQAGRQGGQIVFSGSYTALLEANTLTGQALRTMPPVKTKPRLATGFLPVRGACLHNLKNIDVDIPLGIMTAVTGVAGSGKSTLITRVFSEQHANDVVLIDQGPITATNRSTPASYLGFFDALRGLMARETGKDKGLFSFNSTGACPACSGKGAVITELAFMDPVVTTCEACGGTRYSAEALACTLNGKNMVELLAMTADEALEFFDHLQITAPLKRLRKVGLSYLTLGQPLATLSGGERQRLKLAKAFGRKGRVIVLDEPTTGLHPSDTQKLLKLFDAIVDKGGTLVVIEHNLDIVKQADWVIDIGPDGGWHGGKVVFEGTPCEMLRDADTLTADCLRGSTGS from the coding sequence ATGGCAGACATTCTCATTAAGGGTCTGACAGAAAACAACCTTAAAAACATTTCTCTCTCAATTCCAAAGAAAAAGATCACGGTATTTGTGGGCGTGTCGGGCTCGGGCAAGTCCAGCATTGTCTTTGACACCATCGCAGCCGAGGCTGGACGGCAACTAAACGCCACCTATCCCGCCTTTGTGCAGACACGGCTGCCCAAACACCCAAAGCCCCACGCGGAGCTTATTGATCACCTGACCCCAGCGGTCATCGTCGACCAGACCCCGCTGAGCGGCAACGCCCGCTCCACTGTTGGCACCATCAGCGACCTCTACGCGGCTCTGCGGTTGTTATTCTCACGGATCGGAGAGCCCCAGGCGGGTACGGCATCCTGCTTTTCCTTCAATGACCCAAAGGGCATGTGCACGGTCTGTTCGGGCCTTGGAAAGGTTACAGATATCGATCTCGATGGCCTCATCAATCCAGACAAATCCTGGAACGAGGGCTGTGTCCGGGATTCTCTGTATAAGCCCGGCACCTGGTACTGGCGGCAGTACGCGGAGTCAGGCCTGTTCGATCTGGACCTGCCTGTGCGGGACTATCCGCCCGAGGCTTACAACCTGCTGCTCTACGGCTCACGCAGGGGTAAGGGCGCGCCGGAAAACCCAAAAGTGCCAGGCCTGTACCATAAGTACAGCAGCACTCTGCTCAACCGGGATATCAGCGGCAAGAGCCGTCATACCCAAAAAAAGGCGGCACATCTGATCACCGAAACCGAGTGTCCAGCCTGCCGCGGCAAACGGCTGAATCCGGCCGCCCTGGCCTGCCGGGTAGACGGCTATTCCATCGCTGATCTTTGTGATCTGGAACTCCCGGAGCTGCGGGCCGTTCTGTCCCGCGTGGAGGATCCCAGAGTCGGAATGGTGATCCGAACCCTGCTCGACGGCCTGGACCGGATGATTGAGATCGGCCTTCCTTACCTGCACCTGGGAAGATCGTCCTCGTCACTGTCCGGCGGCGAAGCTCAGCGCCTGAAGCTGGTGCGGTACATGGGCAGCCATCTGACCGGCATGACCTATATTTTTGACGAGCCCAGCATAGGTCTGCATCCCCGTGACGTCGGCCGACTGAACACTCTGCTGCAGCGGCTCCGTGACAAGGGCAACACCGTGCTGGTGGTGGAGCATGACCGGGATGTGATCGCCATCGCCGACCACGTGATCGAGGTGGGACCTCAGGCAGGCCGCCAGGGCGGGCAGATCGTGTTTTCCGGCAGCTACACGGCTCTGTTGGAGGCCAATACTCTGACCGGCCAGGCGCTGCGGACAATGCCGCCAGTCAAGACTAAGCCCCGACTGGCCACCGGCTTCCTGCCAGTCCGCGGGGCCTGCCTGCACAATCTTAAAAACATCGATGTAGACATTCCTCTGGGTATTATGACCGCTGTCACCGGCGTGGCTGGCTCGGGAAAGAGCACACTCATCACCCGTGTCTTTTCCGAACAGCACGCCAACGATGTGGTGCTCATCGATCAGGGGCCCATCACGGCCACCAACCGTTCCACACCCGCCTCGTACCTGGGCTTTTTTGATGCGCTCCGTGGTCTCATGGCTCGAGAAACCGGAAAGGACAAAGGGCTGTTCAGCTTCAACTCCACAGGCGCGTGCCCGGCCTGCTCGGGTAAGGGTGCGGTCATCACTGAGCTGGCTTTCATGGATCCGGTCGTCACCACCTGCGAGGCCTGCGGCGGCACACGGTACAGCGCCGAGGCTCTGGCCTGCACGCTTAACGGAAAGAACATGGTAGAGCTGCTGGCCATGACGGCCGACGAGGCCCTGGAATTTTTCGACCATCTCCAAATCACAGCACCCCTGAAACGGCTCCGGAAGGTAGGGCTGTCTTACCTCACGCTGGGCCAGCCTCTGGCGACTCTGTCAGGTGGGGAACGCCAGCGGCTGAAGCTTGCCAAAGCCTTTGGCCGGAAGGGCCGCGTCATTGTTCTGGACGAGCCTACCACCGGGCTGCACCCCTCAGATACGCAAAAGCTGCTAAAGCTCTTTGATGCTATTGTGGACAAGGGCGGCACTCTGGTGGTCATCGAGCATAATCTGGACATTGTAAAGCAGGCGGACTGGGTGATTGACATCGGGCCAGACGGCGGCTGGCACGGCGGCAAGGTCGTATTTGAGGGCACGCCCTGCGAGATGCTGCGCGACGCGGACACCCTGACCGCCGACTGCCTGCGCGGGAGCACGGGCAGCTGA